The sequence TCCCGAATGGTCGCCATCGCATGTGCCAGTTCAAACAGAGCGGTGGGAAATGGATTATCGATTTTAACCGAATAAGTAAGAACAAAAGCATGGTATCCCATTCTGGCATAAGCCAGAGCTACAGGTTCTCCTTCATTTTGGGATATGACCGTATAGCCGCCGCCAGGACAGATTACAACAGCCGGGCGCACCAATTTCTTTCGGTCAAATTCTCCATCATCCAGGATATAGGTGGTCAATGTTGCTGCTGAGTTGTCCATTAGCCGAATCGTTTGATGAATCACTGTTAATCCCCTTCCTATAATCTTGTATCCCATTTGCCGCAAAACGGATCTATAGGGCTCTTGCCTTTGAACTCCGATACTCCCATCAGCTTCTCAAGCAGCAATGGCAAGGTATAATCGTTAACTCCATAAGTATTAATATAGGTTTTGACGCGTGGAACATCGAGTAAATGGTAAGGGTTCTCTGTAGAAATAAATACTGTCGGAATGGAATTGATATAATTCGGAACATTAATACCCATTGGATTAAGCCACTCAATTCGGACAGCCGTCTGATTGGATTTGGTCGCCAGATTGCACAGATAGACAATAATATCATAGCTTTCTTTCATTTCTGTAAAAGAACTCTGCAATCCCTCGTAGACACCCGTGGGCTCAAAACGGGTTACACTAAATCCCTCGTTCTCCAGTAGAGGAATAAATGAAGCCGCCAGTCCGCTAGTCTTGCTGTAACCCAGCGCGTTGGCCTCACTTTCTATGTCGTAGAGCAAGACACGCGGAAAGCGTTCAGCTGTAATAGGAAGTACTCCGGATTCTTCCTTAACAAGGGTTATCGACTGATCCGTGATCGCTCTGGCAGTTTCCCGATGTCTTTCATGTCCCAGTACCTCCACAGCTTTATCAAGCACTGGAACATTATCCCGCTCCTGTAGCTTGAGTGAAGCCTTTAGCCCCAGAATGCGGAGAACAGCTTCATCTAGTCTGCTGGCAGAGAGCATGCCTGTCTCCAGGCCTTCCCGCATGAACTTCACATCTTCTTCCAGATTTTTGGTGAACAGGAACATATCGCAGCCGTTCTCAATCGCCCGGGGCACCAGCTCATTTCTCGGCATAGGAATATTCATCCCCGCCATCGTTGTCGCATCGGTGATAATCAGCCCATTGAAGCCGAGCCGTTCCCGAAGAAGTTCGCCGAGCAGTTCACTTGCCAACGATGCCGGCAGAATCTCCTCGTCACGAAGAGACGCATTCAGAAGCTTGGAATATTCAGGAAGGGAAATATGCCCGACCATCACTGTCTTGGCTCCTTCATCGATCAAATGGCGGTACACACTCCCAAAGCTACGATCCCATGCTTCGGGCGTCAGGGTATTCACGGAAGTCACGAGATGCTGATCTCTTTCATCCACACCGTCACCGGGAAAATGCTTGACCGATGCAGCCATTCCCTGCTCCTGGCAGCCTTTCACATAAGCGGCCCCCATCTCCATAACCGCTTGCGGATCGTTTCCGAAGGTTCGGGTATTGGTGATGGGATTACGGAAGGTATAGTCAATATCGACGACGGGAGCAAATGCATAATTTGCACCTACGCTTTGCCCTTCAACGGCGCATATTTTCCCTAACTGGTAAGCCAGTTCATTGTTTCCGGTTGCGGCAATAGCCATATTCGAACCGATTTTGGTGCCGTCCTTAGTAATCCCTTGACCGCCCGCCTCCAGATTGGCAGCAATCAGCAGCGGAATCCGCGCCGATCTCTGCAAGGTCGCTACAGTAGAGATTACATCTTCCTTAGCCATAGAACGGCACATCAAACCTCCGATACCAATCTCTTGGGCAATATGTTTCAGAAAATGCTCATCCTGCTTATAACCGACCATAAAGAACAATTGTCCGATCTTTTCCTGCACAGTCATTTGCCCTAATGTCGATTCCACCCATCTCAAATC comes from Paenibacillus sp. 19GGS1-52 and encodes:
- a CDS encoding glycoside hydrolase family 3 N-terminal domain-containing protein, with product MNINRLKEKPFYLDEEDLRWVESTLGQMTVQEKIGQLFFMVGYKQDEHFLKHIAQEIGIGGLMCRSMAKEDVISTVATLQRSARIPLLIAANLEAGGQGITKDGTKIGSNMAIAATGNNELAYQLGKICAVEGQSVGANYAFAPVVDIDYTFRNPITNTRTFGNDPQAVMEMGAAYVKGCQEQGMAASVKHFPGDGVDERDQHLVTSVNTLTPEAWDRSFGSVYRHLIDEGAKTVMVGHISLPEYSKLLNASLRDEEILPASLASELLGELLRERLGFNGLIITDATTMAGMNIPMPRNELVPRAIENGCDMFLFTKNLEEDVKFMREGLETGMLSASRLDEAVLRILGLKASLKLQERDNVPVLDKAVEVLGHERHRETARAITDQSITLVKEESGVLPITAERFPRVLLYDIESEANALGYSKTSGLAASFIPLLENEGFSVTRFEPTGVYEGLQSSFTEMKESYDIIVYLCNLATKSNQTAVRIEWLNPMGINVPNYINSIPTVFISTENPYHLLDVPRVKTYINTYGVNDYTLPLLLEKLMGVSEFKGKSPIDPFCGKWDTRL